CGGCTTCCCCTAGTTGAATCTGTGTGTTGCTGACGTCTTTGCGAATAATACATAAAGCAATTGGCTTGCCGTCAGGGGTTAAAAAGGCGAGCTGAATAAGAGGTTTTCCCTTGAAAGACAAAATCTGTGAACGCTTATAAGAGAGATTTTGATCCTCAGAGAATGTTTTGTAATCAAAGTTTTTGCCAATCGCAGCTGACACACGTGTCAGCTCTGCTTTTGCGGCTTCCTCTGTTATCTCAACGTGGGATAATGTGGCGTGGGAATAAAGCGATTGGTAGGAGGCGACATAAGCGCGCCAACCTGGGGCTTTTTGCTCTGATCGTTCTGGTAATAATGCGCCAGCGCCTAGCCCAACAGTGAGAGCGACCACAGCGGCAGCAGCCATTTGCTGAAAGTTCCATTTGGGCGGTGCGATGATGATAGGAGCCATTGTGGGGGCTTCATCTAACAAGGCGCTAAAAGTGCTTTTTAGATGATCTTTGTCGATTGATAGAGCATCCAGTCGCGCGCGTAAGGTTTCATCATGGGCTAGGACTTCATTTATTTCGGCAATTTTAGCGGCCTTCAACTCACCATCGAGATAGGCGGTCAATTCCTCATCGGTGTGATTAATTATTTTGCCCATTAAACAGCACCCCTTGTATTGTGCATTTTGCCCGCCAGTTTTGTTCTCGCTGTTGAAAGCCTGCTCATCACAGTGCCAATCGGTATTTCCAATATTTCGGCAACTTCTTTGTAGCTATAGCCTTCAATATAAGCCAGTACGACAGCGCCGCGCTGGGCTTCGGGTAGTGCCATTATTTCTAATAACACTTGGCGAGCAAATAAATTCATTTCTTGATTTGGTTTGTCGTCTGGCAGATCAATCTCATCAACCGACGAAATGCCGCCGCCTGTCCTAACGGCTTGCTTGCGCAGCTCATTGATCCATAGGCGTTGTGTGATTTTGAAGATCCATCTGTCTAAATGAGTGTCAGCCTTAAATTGGTGCGCTTTTTCTAAGGCTCTCAGCGCTGTCATTTGTGCAAGGTCATCGGCTTGATGCTTGCTTCCTGTCAACACCAGACAATAGCGCCAAAGACGAGGATATATGGCTTGTAATCCGTCTGTGACCTGAGATTTTGTTTTTTTGTTCGAGAACATTTGAATATATTTCAAGTTGAAACGTTTGTTGAATGCCACTTAGACACTGTGCGCTGAGATTAAACAGGAGAATATTGATATGAAGAATTTTTTAATTGCCCCAACCGTTATTGCGATGATGATATCAGGCACAGCACTTGCTGGCGAGACACCATCTGCAAAAAATGCTACACAATATATTGTTAATATAGAAGATGGGGATATTGTTTCCAGCCCCGTGAAAGTCATCTTTGGTCTTTCAGGGATGGGGGTTGCTCCCGCTGGTGTTGAAAAGGAGCTTACTGGACATCATCACATTTTGCTTAATCGTTCAGCGTTTGGCAAAGGTGAGGACGGCGTCGAGGAATTTGAATTTAATCTTCCAGCAGATGAGCAGCATATTCATTTTGGGAAGGGCCAAACAGAGGCGACTTTAGATCTTGAGCCGGGCCAACACACCATTCAGCTCGTTCTGGGAGATAATAATCACATTCCCCATAACCCGCCTGTGTATTCAGAGGTCATTACAATAAACGTTCAATAATTGACGCAAAGTCAATTAATAGCGGTACTTTATTTGGTTTGACGTCATCGCGATGTCAGACCTTTTTTCTCTTTTAGTCTGCTTTGAGCTCCAGAGCTAAAGCATGAATGGGATTATCCATTTCATCGGCCAGCACCTCGTTGACTGCACGATGCTGTTCGATGCGCAGTTTTCCTTTGAAAGCACTTGTTGTCATGCGCACACGAAAATGACTCTCGCCTTCTTCACGGTGACCAGCATGTCCAGCATGTTGATGAGATTCGTCAATCACCTCCAGATTGGAAGGCTCGAATGCGGCTCTTAGCTTTTTTTCTATTATCATTTTAGTAGACATTTTTGCATCAATCCAAATTGTTTCTATTTCTGGGGTGATTTTTTGAATCCTTTTCAGCTATAGTTATGCGTCGCGACTTGTACAGACAAGATTTTGCGAAAAATGCATTTAGCCACCCCCTAGGCAGTTTAGGTTTTTATAAAAAATGACGTCCAAATCCTCTATTTTTGATTCAATTCGTGTAAAGCCCAAAAAAAATGAAGAGCCCGCGAAAGATGGCGAGCGTGAGTGCGACTGGGAGGGCTGTGAGAAAAAGGGCACAAATAAAGCGCCAAGAGGCCGAGATCGGGAAGGCGAGTTTTTGTGGTTTTGCACTGAGCACGTGCGCCAATATAATAAGAATTACAATTATTTTTCCGGTATGGATGATGATTCTGTTGCGACTTTTCAAAAAGCCTCATCCACAGGGCACCGTCCTACGTGGGAAATGAGCGCTAATTCATGGGGTTCTAAAGCGCGTACAGCAAGTGGCGGCATTCCAGGCAGCAAGCCATGGCTTCATCGTGGGAAGGGCGGCGATGGCGCATATCCTGGCGGAGCAGGTGGGGCGGCTTCTCCTGAAGCTCGCCGTCAACGCAAATTGAAAAGGTTGGAAAAACAAAGCCTTGATAAGTTGAGTTTGCATGACAATGCGACATCCAAAGAGATTAAATCCAAGTATAAGCAGCTCGTGAAAATACATCACCCAGATGCAAATGGCGGTGACCGTTCATCAGAAGACCGGCTGCGTGAAATTATTCAGGCGTATAATTTCTTAAAATCTGCTGGCTTTACGGACTAAGAAACACTAGATAAAGCTTGAGCTTAAGCGGGAACTGATTTGATGATTATCGGCCTTAGGTAATCGCGAATGATGACACTACCAGCGTTGTAGCGGGGTCATTCACCCAAAATTTGATCGAAACACAAAATCGACCCTGCATTATGCAATGCAGAAAAGGGTCGGAGGTACTTATGAACGATATGACATCCCCATCTGCCGGTCTTCCTGACACAAAAGTCTCTGCAAGTGATGCTTTTGGCTTTGAAAGCGACATGATGGTTCCAGCTTATAAGGAATCAAGTGAGCATGTGCCCGAGCTTGATCCGGATTATCTTTTTGACAAGCAGACAACACTAGCCATTCTTGCTGGTTTTGCTTTCAATCGTCGCGTCATTGTTTCAGGTTACCACGGCACGGGTAAATCTACCCATATCGAACAGGTGGCCGCTCGTTTGAATTGGCCAACTGTGCGTGTCAATCTTGATAGTCACATCAGCCGTATTGATCTGATTGGTAAAGACGCGATTATTGTGCGTGATGGCAAACAGGTGACAGAATTTCGCGATGGCATTTTGCCTTGGGCTTTACAGACCAATACCGCGCTTGTGTTCGATGAATATGACGCTGGGCGTGCTGACGTAATGTTTGTGATCCAGCGCGTGCTGGAGCGGCAAGGTAAACTGACCTTGCTTGATCAAAGCCGTGTGATTACGCCGCATCCCGCTTTCCGTATTTTTGCGACGGCAAATACAATCGGCCTTGGTGATACGTCAGGCCTTTATCACGGTACACAACAGCTGAACCAAGGTCAGATGGACCGTTGGTCGATTGTCACAACTCTGAACTACCTACCCCATGACAGTGAGGTGGATATTATTCAAGCGAAAGCCCCTAAATATTCATCCCCTGAGGAGCGTTCCACGGTGTCGAAAATGGTTCGTGTCGCCGAAATGAGCCGTAATGCATTTATGAATGGTGATATTTCCACAGTGATGAGCCCGCGGACTGTTTTGACATGGGCTGAAAACGCGGAGATTTTTGGCGATATTGGGTTTTCTTTCCGTGTGACTTTTTTGAACAAATGTGACGAGCTGGAACGTCCGTTTATTGCTGAGTTTTATCAGCGCGCCTTTGGCGAAGAATTGCCGGAATCAGCCGCTAATCTGGTTATGGCATAACGAGGCATAACGGATGGCTCTTGATAGCAAATCCAAAAAAACTGGTACTGGCAGTAAGGGCGCGTCACCGGCTGATATATTCAAGCAGGCAATAACTGGTTGTATGCGCGCCGTATCTGGCCGCGAGCTGGAAGTGACTTTTGCTAATGATCGTCCTTCTATGACAGGGGATACAGCTCGTTTGCCGGAACCGCCGCGCAAAATGTCATCACGCGAGATTGCGATTACGCGCGGCTTGGGTGACAGTATGGCATTGCGCAAGGCGTGTCATGATAGCAAAATTCACCGCAAACATATGCCGAGTGGCAAAGCGGGCGCTGCTGTTTATGATGCCGTTGAGCAGGCGCGGATTGAAAGTCTGGGTGCTCAGCGAATGCCTGGCATGGTCCCAAACCTCAACGCGATGCTCGAAGAAAAATACCACAAGAGTGATTATTCTGAAGTAACCGACCAAACCGATGCGCCGCTTGAAGATGCGGTTGCTCTTTTGTTGCGTGAGCGCATTGGCGGCTTGGCTATTCCTGAAAGTGGCCAGCGTCTTGTTGATATATGGCGTTCTTTCATTGAGGAAAAAGCCGGAGAAACGATTGACCGTTTGGGGGAGGTTGTAGGTAATCAAAAAGATTTTGCTAATGGCGTGCGGGATCTTCTGACTTCGCTTGAGATGCAAGATGAATTTGGTGAAGATAATCAATCGACCAATCAAGATGAAAGCGAAGACGAAGAAGACCAAGGCGAAGACGGTACCGAGGAAAATGATGGCCGTCAGGACCAAGCTGACATGGAGGATCAAGGCGATCCTGAAATGTCTGAAGCTTCTGGTGATGAGCAAGAAGCTGGCGAAACCGAAATGGGTGAAACCTACGCTGATGATATGTTCGATGAGGACTTCGCTGATTTCGATGAAAATGATGGTGATGCGCCACGTCCAGACCACAATCTTACTAATGAGCCACCCACGATTGATTATAAGATATTTGCTAATGAATTTGATGAAATTCTGGGTGCAGAAGAGCTTTGCGACGCCGAGGAGCTCGATCGTTTGCGCGGGTTTCTTGATAAGCAGTTGAATCAGATGCAGGGCATTGTGGCAAAACTTGCTAATCGCCTTCAGCGCCGTCTTTTAGCGCAGCAAAACCGAGGCTGGGATTTTGACCTTGAAGAAGGCGTTCTTGATACTGCACGTCTTGTGCGCGTGGTCACTGACCCTATGCAACCACTTTCGTTTAAAGCAGAGCGCGAAACAGAATTCCGCGACACTGTTGTGACATTGCTTCTTGATAATTCAGGCTCGATGCGTGGTCGGCCAATCACGGTTGCTGCTGTTTGTGCTGACATTCTGGCGCGGACCTTGGAACGTTGTGGTGTGAAAGTTGAAATTCTAGGCTTTACTACCAAAGCATGGAAAGGCGGACAGTCTCGCGAAAAATGGCTGCAAGGTGGCAAGCCAGCAGCACCAGGGCGTCTTAATGATTTGCGGCATATTGTTTATAAATCGGCTGATGCACCATGGCGCAGAGCAAGACGGAATCTTGGGCTGATGATGCGTGAGGGATTGCTCAAAGAAAACATCGATGGTGAAGCCCTGTTATGGGCGCATAATCGTCTTGTTGGGCGACCGGAAAACCGTAAAATTTTGATGATGATTTCTGATGGTGCGCCTGTGGATGATTCAACTTTGTCGGTGAATGCGGGTAATTATCTGGAGAAGCATTTGCGCGGTGTGATCGAGGAAATTGAAAATCGCTCACCGGTAGAATTGCTGGCAATTGGTATCGGCCATGATGTCACGCGTTATTACAAGCGTGCTTTGACCATTGTTGATGCGGAAGAGCTGGCTGGTGCGATGACCGATAAGCTTGCAGAGCTCTTTGAAGAGAACAATAGCTTTGACCCGCGCACGCAAAGCCGTGCACCCATTGCAACGCCGACAACCGACACACCAGATGGCGTAATGAGTAAACAAAAAACAGCTTCTAGTGCTAAGGGACGCATGGTTCAATGATAGAATTATTTGGAACTATCCATCGCTGTCTTATTCGTTTTTCACTGGTTATTTTAATTGGTGTTATGACGACTGTTGGGCTGGCTCAACAAACGGCTACAGCTGATGACATTAAAAAAATTGATGTAACGGTGGATTCGTTTTCTGATTTTCAACCACAATTCCCCAAAAAACGAGAATTTGGATCGCTGCTGTTTAAAGGCGGAGGGGTATTTGCGGCACAACCAAGGTCTTTTGGTGGGTTTTCTGGTATGCAAATATTAGATCAAGGGCGAAGCCTGTTGGCTGTTTCTGATACAGGCTTGTGGTTTGTCGCTGATATTAAACGCAATAAACAAGGTGAGATATTGAGCCTTGAAAATGCCCGAATGGCGCCGCTTTACTCAGGTAAAGGTCCGCGTAAAAATACTCTAAAATATTTTGTTGATGCTGAGGCTTTGTTGACGGATGGCAATGATGTCTATGTGGCTTTTGAGGCAATCAATGTCATTTCAAAATATAAGCTTGATACGCTTACTTTGAAAATGGAACCAACTATTTTACCGCTACCAAAAAGTATAGATCTTGCGAGTATTAATAAAGGTATGGAGGCCTTGGCGCGGGTGCCGGGAAATGGACAACTTGCGGGGCATTTGGTTGCTATAACCGAACGAGGTAAAAGCCGGCTCGGGCCGACTTTCGGATGGATATTGAATCCAGAAGGCAGTTTAGAAAAAACCGGTATGTTTACCGTCAAACGCGATAATCTTTTTGATGTAACCGAGGCAGGGTTCTTAAAAAATGGTGACCTTATTATACTTGAGCGTCGCTTTACGATTGCTGATGGTGTGGCTATGCGCCTGCGCCGAATTCAAGGCGATCAACTCAAAGCAGGTGCGGTTTTAACTGGCGAGGTTATTTTGGAAGCTGGCCTATCTCATCGTATAGATAATATGGAAGCAATGTCGATTTATGAAAATTCAAAAGGTGAGACTGTGCTTGCCTTTATGTCTGATGATAATCATTCACTTTTACAGCGTACAATTTTTTTGGAATTTGTTTTGTCGCAAAGTTGATATGATTGCCTGATACTAATTATCTTTATAAGGAATTTTGGTTTTTGCCATAAAAGGGCTACCACCTTGTGTCAAAGGTCAGGCCTTAATCACTGGGAATTTGAAATGAACTGTTATTTGAAAGCTGTGATGGTCTTGGGTTTTATGGGTTTCCCCATTTTTGCCCTAGCGAATGTGCCTCACCCCAAAGCAAATCCGCTCACAAAAGCCCCAGTGCAACAACAGGCCGGTCTGGATTCCAAAGAGACTATTAATTTACAAAAGCGTTTCACTTTAGAAGGGTTCTTTGTTGGTGAAACGATTGGCCGTGGTTCTATTTTTTCAAAAATTGCGGGTGTTGGTCGATCTTTTCGCACAAGTTCATCAGGCGTATGGGATGGCAAGGTTTTAACGCTTGTTGAAACCTATCAATATGCTGCGACAAGTCCCGAGACGCGTGTATGGCGTTTTACGAAAACGGGAAAAGGCACTTATACGGCTGAAAGCGACGAGATTTTAGAGAAAGCAACAATCAAGATTGAGGGACGTGTTGCTAAATTAAAATATAAGAAAAATATCCCGCGACCAGATAAGAAAAAGCCTGCTAAGGTGACATTTAATGAAAAATGGACGTTGCGAAAAAATGGCGTCCTTGAGAGTAGATCCGAGTTGAAAAAAATTGTCAGAGTAGGGCGTGAAGCTATAAATTTTGTCCGTGTTGGCAATGAATCAGCGCTAAAATCCCCGTAATGACGGCACATTAACGAGCGTTCTGGCAACAAATAACTTGCCTTTCTTGCTGTTTTATCAAATGACAGGGCCATGAAATTTCTTGATCAAGCTAAAGTATATATATCCTCCGGTAATGGAGGGGGTGGGTCAATTTCGTTTCGGCGGGAAAAATACATCCAGCATGGTGGCCCCGATGGCGGCGATGGCGGACGCGGGGGGCATGTTTATGCTGAATGTGTTGATGGTCTTAATACACTGATCGATTATCGCTATCAGCAGCACTTCAAAGGAAAAACCGGCGGTCATGGTATGGGCCGTAATCGGCATGGCAAAAATGGCGAAGACTTAACGCTTAAAGTGCCCGTTGGGACCCAGATTTTTTATGAAGACGATGAGACGATGATCGCCGATCTTACCAAAGTGGGTGAGAAGATACGCATCGCGCGCGGCGGCAATGGTGGTTTTGGTAATGCCTATTTCAAATCAGCTATCAATCAATCGCCACGTCGGGCAAATCCGGGGGAAGACGGCGAGAAGATGACGCTTTGGCTTCGTTTGAAACTGATTGCGGATGCTGGCCTTGTGGGGTTGCCGAATGCAGGGAAGTCGACATTCCTTGCAAGTGTCACAGCAGCAAAACCGAAAATTGCTGACTATCCTTTTACTACGCTCCATCCTAATTTGGGTGTTGTGCGCATTGATGAACGTGAATTTGTGCTGGCGGATATTCCTGGCCTCATTGAAGGGGCGCATGAAGGCGTGGGTATTGGCGATCGGTTTTTGGGCCATGTAGAGCGCTGTGCAATTAATTTGCACCTCGTTGATGGCACCGAGGATGATGTGGCTGAAAGCTACCGCGTTGTGCGAGGCGAGCTTGATGCCTATGGTAATGGTCTGGAAGGCAAGCCAGAGATTATTGCGCTGACTAAGGTGGATGCATTGTCAAAAGACGAGATTAAGTCGAAAATGAAAGTATTGAAGAAAGCTTCGGGCTGTAATGTCTTGCCGCTTTCTGCGCCAACGCGCCATGGAGTAGAGGATGTTTTGCGCGCGATCATGGAGGCAATCGTTGCCAAACGGGATGCGGACAATGCGCCGGTAAATGAGGAGTCGGGGTGGAGTCCCGTTTAATATGGCAAAACTTTCATCTTATAAACGAGTGGTAATAAAAATCGGTTCTGGCTTGCTGGTAGACTATGCAACGGGCGAACTTCGCATAAAATGGCTTGCAACATTGGTCGATGATATAGTCGCTTTACGTCAAGCGGGATGTGATGTTGTTATTGTCTCAAGTGGCGCGATCGCGCTTGGCAGGCGCATATTGGGCTTGGACGATGGTCCTTTAAAACTTGAAAAAAGTCAGGCAGCAGCCAGTGTTGGGCAAATTGCGCTTGCGCCAGCATGGGGTAAGGCGCTGAGTGCGCGGGACCTAACGGCTGGTCAGATACTCTTAACACTATCCGATACAGAAATACGCCGACGTTATTTAAACGCGCGTGCGACCATTTCGACGCTTTTGAAGCTGGGTGCTGTCCCGATAATCAATGAGAATGATGCCGTGACAACCATGGAAATTCGCTATGGGGATAATGACAGACTGGCCGCAAGAGTGGCGACAATGGCATCGGCAAATTGTTTGATCTTATTGTCTGATATCGATGGTCTTTATGATAAATCGCCGATAGAAAATCCGGATGCAAAACATATCCCCGTTGTTGATGTTATCACACCGGAGATTGAGGCGATGGGTGGCGCGCCGGACACATCTTACGGTTCAGGTGGCATGGCAACCAAAATTGACGCAGCCAGAATTGCAGTGAATGGCGGCACATCGATGGTGATTGCATCAGGTGAGAGAATGTCTCCACTTTCTGCAATTGATAATGGTGCTCGCTGCACTTGGTTCCACGCCAGCGATAAGCAAGTTGCGGAACGTAAAAAATGGATATCAGGTCACTTGAAGCCAGAAGGTGCTTTGACAGTTGACGAGGGCGCAATTGAAGCCCTGCAAGGCGGTAATAGCCTGCTTCCTGCGGGCGTTACAAAAGTTTTCGGCGCATTCGAACTTGGCGATACAGTTTTGATAGAGAACGCTGAAGGGGTGAAGGTAGGCCTTGGATTGGTTGCTTATGATATTGATGATGCGAGACGGATTATCGGTCAACATACATCAAAGATTGAATCTATCCTTGGGCACCCCGGACGCTCAGCCATGGTGCATCGTGATGATATGGTTTTACGTGATGCAAGTGGGTATAGTGCCAATGATGAATGAGATAAGCCTAAAGAATGAGGCATTTGGAAATGGTTGAAAAACCTTCGCTTGTGAAGAAATTGAATGTGGACGATGTTGCTGCAACCATGCGTGTGATTGGTCAAAAGGCAAAGGCGGCTGCGCGCATTTTGGCGAATGCATCGACGGTGAAAAAAAACGAAGCCTTAGGGGTCGCCGCTAATAGCCTGAGAGCGAATAGCGCGAAAATTTTAGAAGCCAATGCTTTGGATATGGCAGCGGGTAAAACCAAAGGGCTTGCTGCATCCTTTCTTGATCGATTAGAGCTTGACCATGAGCGGATTGAAGCGATTGCCAAAGGACTTGAGGCTATTGTGGCTCTTGATGATCCGGTTGGCAGTGTGATCGCAAGCTGGGAACGTCCAAATGGGCTTCAAATTGACCGTGTCCGCACGCCTTTGGGTGTGATCGGCGTAATTTTTGAAAGCCGTCCAAACGTAACAGCGGATGCTGGGGCGCTTTGTTTGAAAGCGGGTAATGCGGTTATTTTAAGGGGTGGGTCGGATAGTTATCATTCGTCGAACGCTATTCATGCCTGCCTTGCTGACGGGCTTTATGCTGTGGGTCTGCCAGAAGAAGCTATCCAGATTGTGCCAACAACAGACCGTGCCGCTGTTGGGGCCATGTTGAACGGGCTTGATGGCTCGATTGATGTGATTGTGCCGCGTGGTGGACGCAGCCTTGTAGAGCGCGTTCAAAGTGAGGCACGTGTGCCGGTCTTTGCTCACCTCGAGGGGCTTTGCCATGTTTATGTTGATAAAGATGCGGACCTTCAAATGGCGATTGATGTGGTGGCCAATTCGAAAATGCGCCGCACGGGTATTTGTGGTGCTTTGGAGACGCTGCTGATTGATAAAGCGGTTGCTGACACTTACGTCGAACCAATATGCAAGGCGTTGGCTGATCGGGGCTGTGAAATTCGCGCAGATGATACCGCGCGATCATTGGTGGCAGGCGCAAGTGAAGTTAGTGAAGAAGATTGGCGCACAGAATATCTTGATGCTATTTTATCGGTGCGTGTTGTCGATGGGATTGACGGGGCTTTGCAGCATATTGGCGATTATTCTTCCAGCCATACGGATGCTGTGATTACAGAAAATCCGGCGGTGGTTGAGCGTTTCTTTAATGAAGTGGATTCAGCGATCTTACTGCATAATGCCTCAACGCAATTTGCGGATGGTGGCGAATTTGGTATGGGCGCGGAGATCGGCATTGCGACCGGCAAAATGCATGCGCGTGGGCCGGTTGGTGTAGAGCAGCTGACAAGCTTTAATTATCGTGTGCGTGGCTCCGGCCAGACGCGGACTTAAATACGCGATGGCTGCCACTCCGATTTTATCTTCTACCGCTTATGATGATGCGCTGAAAATTCCTCATGTTGAACCGGGTATGTCGGTTGGGCTGTTTGGTGGCTCTTTTAATCCGCCGCACGATGGCCACCGCCATGTGGCATTGTCTGCTTTGCAAAGACTTCAACTTGACCGCTTGTGGTGGCTGGTTTCACCTGGCAATCCATTGAAACAAAATGATGGGTTGCCCCCACTCAATCAACGCTTGGCGCAGTCGCGTGATTTGATCTCGCATCCGCGTGTTGATGTGACGGGATGCGAAGCGACATTGGAGACGAAATATTCAGCTGATCTGGTTTGTCATTTGGTCAAGCGATTTCCAGCTGTCCGGTTTATATGGATTATGGGCGCGGATAATTTGACGAATTTTCACCGCTGGGAACGTTGGGAAGATATCGTTGCATGTGTTCCCATCTGCGTGATTGATCGCCCGGGTGATACACTTGCGACCCGCTCTTCACGGGCTGCGAAGAAGTTTGGCTATGCTCGTATTGATGAAAGTGATGCCAAGCTTTTAAAAAACTATAAGGCACCCGCATGGACTTTCATTCATGCGCCTAAAATGGCGCTGTCTTCTACTGTGCTACGGCAACAGCAGGCTTAAATTTGAAGAGGGATGATGACGTATAAAACGATCAAGCTTGAAGAAGATGGACGCGGTATATCAACCTTAACCTTGGCGCGGGCTGAAAAGCACAATGCGTTGAATGTAGAGATGATGGACGAATTGACAGCTGCCGCCCGTGAGATTGCTAATAGCCAAACCATCAGGGCGGTGATATTGGCCGCTGAAGGGCGTAGCTTTTGTGCGGGTGGTGATCTTAACTGGATGCGTGCGCAGGCTGATAAGTCAGAAGCTGAGCGTGTCAGCGAGGGAATGAGACTCGCCACCATGCTTCAGGCACTTGATGATTTGCCAAAACCATTAATTGGTAAAATACATGGTAATGCCTTTGGTGGTGGCGTCGGCATGATGTGCGTTTGCGATATTGTTTTAGCGGCCGATCATGCGAAATTCGGTTTGACCGAAACAAAACTTGGTCTTATCCCCGCAACCATCGGGCCATTTGTCTCGCGCCGGTTGGGTGAAGGTGCCTCACGGCGCCTTTTCATGAACTCTAAAGTTTTTGGATGTGATATTGGGCTTCAAGTTGGCCTTGTTTCTGAAGTGTTTGCGGCCGAAGCACTTGATGCGGGCGCGATGTTAGAGGCGGAGGCTTTTTTGCAA
This window of the Hyphomicrobiales bacterium genome carries:
- a CDS encoding RNA polymerase sigma factor; translated protein: MFSNKKTKSQVTDGLQAIYPRLWRYCLVLTGSKHQADDLAQMTALRALEKAHQFKADTHLDRWIFKITQRLWINELRKQAVRTGGGISSVDEIDLPDDKPNQEMNLFARQVLLEIMALPEAQRGAVVLAYIEGYSYKEVAEILEIPIGTVMSRLSTARTKLAGKMHNTRGAV
- a CDS encoding DUF4399 domain-containing protein, yielding MKNFLIAPTVIAMMISGTALAGETPSAKNATQYIVNIEDGDIVSSPVKVIFGLSGMGVAPAGVEKELTGHHHILLNRSAFGKGEDGVEEFEFNLPADEQHIHFGKGQTEATLDLEPGQHTIQLVLGDNNHIPHNPPVYSEVITINVQ
- a CDS encoding BolA family protein; protein product: MSTKMIIEKKLRAAFEPSNLEVIDESHQHAGHAGHREEGESHFRVRMTTSAFKGKLRIEQHRAVNEVLADEMDNPIHALALELKAD
- a CDS encoding J domain-containing protein; amino-acid sequence: MTSKSSIFDSIRVKPKKNEEPAKDGERECDWEGCEKKGTNKAPRGRDREGEFLWFCTEHVRQYNKNYNYFSGMDDDSVATFQKASSTGHRPTWEMSANSWGSKARTASGGIPGSKPWLHRGKGGDGAYPGGAGGAASPEARRQRKLKRLEKQSLDKLSLHDNATSKEIKSKYKQLVKIHHPDANGGDRSSEDRLREIIQAYNFLKSAGFTD
- the cobS gene encoding cobaltochelatase subunit CobS, giving the protein MNDMTSPSAGLPDTKVSASDAFGFESDMMVPAYKESSEHVPELDPDYLFDKQTTLAILAGFAFNRRVIVSGYHGTGKSTHIEQVAARLNWPTVRVNLDSHISRIDLIGKDAIIVRDGKQVTEFRDGILPWALQTNTALVFDEYDAGRADVMFVIQRVLERQGKLTLLDQSRVITPHPAFRIFATANTIGLGDTSGLYHGTQQLNQGQMDRWSIVTTLNYLPHDSEVDIIQAKAPKYSSPEERSTVSKMVRVAEMSRNAFMNGDISTVMSPRTVLTWAENAEIFGDIGFSFRVTFLNKCDELERPFIAEFYQRAFGEELPESAANLVMA
- a CDS encoding esterase-like activity of phytase family protein; amino-acid sequence: MIELFGTIHRCLIRFSLVILIGVMTTVGLAQQTATADDIKKIDVTVDSFSDFQPQFPKKREFGSLLFKGGGVFAAQPRSFGGFSGMQILDQGRSLLAVSDTGLWFVADIKRNKQGEILSLENARMAPLYSGKGPRKNTLKYFVDAEALLTDGNDVYVAFEAINVISKYKLDTLTLKMEPTILPLPKSIDLASINKGMEALARVPGNGQLAGHLVAITERGKSRLGPTFGWILNPEGSLEKTGMFTVKRDNLFDVTEAGFLKNGDLIILERRFTIADGVAMRLRRIQGDQLKAGAVLTGEVILEAGLSHRIDNMEAMSIYENSKGETVLAFMSDDNHSLLQRTIFLEFVLSQS
- a CDS encoding DUF3833 family protein — its product is MNCYLKAVMVLGFMGFPIFALANVPHPKANPLTKAPVQQQAGLDSKETINLQKRFTLEGFFVGETIGRGSIFSKIAGVGRSFRTSSSGVWDGKVLTLVETYQYAATSPETRVWRFTKTGKGTYTAESDEILEKATIKIEGRVAKLKYKKNIPRPDKKKPAKVTFNEKWTLRKNGVLESRSELKKIVRVGREAINFVRVGNESALKSP
- the obgE gene encoding GTPase ObgE; its protein translation is MKFLDQAKVYISSGNGGGGSISFRREKYIQHGGPDGGDGGRGGHVYAECVDGLNTLIDYRYQQHFKGKTGGHGMGRNRHGKNGEDLTLKVPVGTQIFYEDDETMIADLTKVGEKIRIARGGNGGFGNAYFKSAINQSPRRANPGEDGEKMTLWLRLKLIADAGLVGLPNAGKSTFLASVTAAKPKIADYPFTTLHPNLGVVRIDEREFVLADIPGLIEGAHEGVGIGDRFLGHVERCAINLHLVDGTEDDVAESYRVVRGELDAYGNGLEGKPEIIALTKVDALSKDEIKSKMKVLKKASGCNVLPLSAPTRHGVEDVLRAIMEAIVAKRDADNAPVNEESGWSPV
- the proB gene encoding glutamate 5-kinase, with the protein product MAKLSSYKRVVIKIGSGLLVDYATGELRIKWLATLVDDIVALRQAGCDVVIVSSGAIALGRRILGLDDGPLKLEKSQAAASVGQIALAPAWGKALSARDLTAGQILLTLSDTEIRRRYLNARATISTLLKLGAVPIINENDAVTTMEIRYGDNDRLAARVATMASANCLILLSDIDGLYDKSPIENPDAKHIPVVDVITPEIEAMGGAPDTSYGSGGMATKIDAARIAVNGGTSMVIASGERMSPLSAIDNGARCTWFHASDKQVAERKKWISGHLKPEGALTVDEGAIEALQGGNSLLPAGVTKVFGAFELGDTVLIENAEGVKVGLGLVAYDIDDARRIIGQHTSKIESILGHPGRSAMVHRDDMVLRDASGYSANDE
- a CDS encoding glutamate-5-semialdehyde dehydrogenase → MRVIGQKAKAAARILANASTVKKNEALGVAANSLRANSAKILEANALDMAAGKTKGLAASFLDRLELDHERIEAIAKGLEAIVALDDPVGSVIASWERPNGLQIDRVRTPLGVIGVIFESRPNVTADAGALCLKAGNAVILRGGSDSYHSSNAIHACLADGLYAVGLPEEAIQIVPTTDRAAVGAMLNGLDGSIDVIVPRGGRSLVERVQSEARVPVFAHLEGLCHVYVDKDADLQMAIDVVANSKMRRTGICGALETLLIDKAVADTYVEPICKALADRGCEIRADDTARSLVAGASEVSEEDWRTEYLDAILSVRVVDGIDGALQHIGDYSSSHTDAVITENPAVVERFFNEVDSAILLHNASTQFADGGEFGMGAEIGIATGKMHARGPVGVEQLTSFNYRVRGSGQTRT
- a CDS encoding nicotinate-nucleotide adenylyltransferase, which codes for MAATPILSSTAYDDALKIPHVEPGMSVGLFGGSFNPPHDGHRHVALSALQRLQLDRLWWLVSPGNPLKQNDGLPPLNQRLAQSRDLISHPRVDVTGCEATLETKYSADLVCHLVKRFPAVRFIWIMGADNLTNFHRWERWEDIVACVPICVIDRPGDTLATRSSRAAKKFGYARIDESDAKLLKNYKAPAWTFIHAPKMALSSTVLRQQQA